From a region of the Notolabrus celidotus isolate fNotCel1 chromosome 14, fNotCel1.pri, whole genome shotgun sequence genome:
- the LOC117825463 gene encoding mRNA decay activator protein ZFP36L2-A, whose amino-acid sequence MPSDFLTPFLELDEEFCKNFRGLEATDGSPADPEQQRQQHSLRVLGFQRRHSLCPVTLPNSKFNNSSISSNSSSSSEVTDSACWGLSMAPSQQWSREGQLPRSSLSHIPFRVDRSVSMIEGNVSGVTGREDRMPNVLLPPPGLCLSNTSLSAASLSAASLSAASPSASRPPVPTPAPHISTRYKTELCRTFEESGTCKYGAKCQFAHGMDELRGLSRHPKYKTEPCRTFHTIGFCPYGARCHFIHNADEMEGGDPTAPPQKQKLRPPLLRHSFSFAGFSSSPQTFQPVEQLQPSSLLFTRASSVSPPPSSTGSPELLSPLFSDPGALKHCSYPFSGITDLAGDSNDSALRFYAVSDSVSTRCTNSIITSKSPNLPFQLPQQRKVSIISAPPGLQRCSSADSLSEEGYTSSCSLSSSSSGTESPSFEGRRLPIFSRLSVSDE is encoded by the exons ATGCCCTCCGACTTTCTGACCCCTTTCCTGGAACTGGACGAAGAGTTCTGCAAG AATTTCCGCGGCCTGGAGGCGACAGATGGCTCTCCTGCTGACCCGGAGCAGCAACGGCAGCAGCACAGTCTCAGGGTTCTTGGCTTCCAGCGACGTCATTCTCTGTGCCCTGTGACCCTCCCCAACTCCAagttcaacaacagcagcattagcagcaacagcagcagcagctccgaGGTGACTGATTCAGCCTGCTGGGGCCTCAGCATGGCCCCTTCCCAGCAGTGGAGCCGAGAGGGTCAGcttcctcgctcctcgctcagTCACATCCCCTTCAGAGTTGACCGCTCGGTCAGCATGATTGAGGGCAACGTGAGCGGCGTGACAGGCCGAGAGGACAGGATGCCTAACGTGCTGCTCCCTCCACCAGGCCTCTGCCTCAGCAAcacctccctctctgctgcttccctctctgctgcttccctctctgctgcttccCCATCCGCCTCCAGACCACCAGTCCCCACACCAGCACCTCACATCTCCACCCGCTACAAGACCGAACTCTGTCGCACCTTTGAGGAAAGTGGAACCTGCAAGTACGGTGCAAAGTGCCAGTTTGCCCACGGCATGGACGAGCTGCGAGGGCTCAGCAGGCATCCCAAGTACAAGACGGAGCCATGCCGCACTTTCCACACCATCGGCTTCTGCCCATACGGCGCCCGCTGCCACTTCATCCACAACGCTGATGAGATGGAGGGCGGTGACCCTACTGCACCTCCTCAGAAGCAGAAGCTGAGGCCTCCTCTGCTGCGCCACAGCTTTAGCTTTGCaggcttctcctcctctccacagaCCTTCCAACCAGTCGAACAGCTGcagccctcctccctcctcttcacccgggcctcctctgtctctcctcctccctcctccacagGAAGCCCAgagctcctctcccctctcttctctgaCCCAGGAGCACTGAAGCATTGCTCTTACCCCTTCTCTGGTATCACAGACCTTGCAGGTGACAGCAATGACTCAGCGCTGCGCTTCTACGCCGTGTCTGATTCTGTCAGCACCAGATGCACCAACTCCATTATCACCTCCAAATCCCCAAATCTCCCCTTCCAGCTCCCCCAGCAGCGGAAGGTCTCCATTATTAGTGCCCCTCCTGGTTTGCAGAGATGCTCCTCTGCTGACTCCCTCTCTGAGGAGGGCTacacctcctcctgctccctcagCTCTTCCTCCAGCGGCACAGAATCCCCAAGCTTCGAGGGCCGGCGCCTACCCATCTTTAGCCGCCTGTCTGTGTCAGACGAGTAG